The region GGTCGATGGTCGCTGGGCGGGTAGCTTGTCTTCGGATATCGATCAGTTGCTGCTGCGTCAGGTGGCCGGTCATCTGGACAGCCAGCGCGTAGTGCTGGCGCCGGCGACATTGGGCTTTGCCCCGGATGTTCAGGTGCTGCTGACGATTACTCGCCTGGACTCGGGTGAGTCGCAACCGGCGATCCTCGATGCGCAGTGGCGTCTGATCGACCGTCGTGGCCAGGTTCGCGATAACCGCATCATTCATCTGCAAGAACAGCATGCTGGCGGTACTGCGGCTCAGGTTCAGGCTCAGGGTGTGTTGTTGCAACGTCTGGCGGAGCAGTTGTCGGTAGCGTTGAAGCCGCTGGCCAATCAGCCACCGATTGCTGACGCACCGCGTAAACAGGCGGCCAAGCCTGTGGCGCCTGCTGCCGAGCAGGACAAGCAGCCGAAGATTCCGATGGCTTCGCCGATTCGTACCGATATGGAAGTGTTCAGGTTCTGAGCCTGGATTGATCCAACACAAAGCCCGCAGAGATGTGGGCTTTGTTGTTTCTGCCGGTTGGACATCTCCATTGCCTGTCCTGGCCCCATCGCGAGCAGGCTCGCTCCCACAGGGGACCGCATTCGCAGGGACGGCGCCGATTAAATGTGGGAGCGAGCCTGCTCGCGATGAGGCCCCAACAGGCAACAAAAAACCCGCAGACGATCACTCGTCTGCGGGTTTTTTCATTACAGGGCGATTACGCCCGGCGTTCATGCATCCGCGCCAGTTGCCGCTCCAGCATCGACGGATAAGGCTCCATCAACCGCTCTACACAACATGCGCCTTCAGGGCTAGCGATCGGCCGGATCCGCGCACGTTGGCGAATCAGCGCATCGTCGCCGATCTTGCGCTCGACCAGCAGCAGGTTGCGGCTGTGTTGCGAGAGGGCCAGGGCATCCTGGGCCGCCTCGGTCAGCAGCAGGTCGATCTGGCTCAGGCCGAACAAATCGTCGCCCAAGGTCAGGCCCAGCTGCAATTGCAGGGTGATGCCGCTGTCGGCGACCTCGATCTGCAACTGATGGCCCAGGGCGCGTAGCAACTCACCGCAGCAAATAGCATTGGTCAGGTAGTCGTCGCCGCTGTCTTCGGTGTGGAACAGCATCAGCGTGCTGCCATCGTTCAGGGTGTGCAGTTCGCTCTGATAGAGCGAAGCGGCCTGATCGAGGCAATCACGGTAGCGCTTGAGCAGTTCTTCCAGGCGCGTGCGCGGCAGGCGACGCAGTTGATCCTGCGCGCCGAGTTGTACGGCCAATACCGCGCTGTGCTGTGGCACGTTCGAGATAACGGGTTTAGCCACTGGTTTCGGCGCGTTGTCTGCCGACTCATCGCGCAGATCGGCAAATGCGTCATCGTCCTCATCGTCTTCGACGGTACTGACAGTGCGCTTTGGCGCAGGCTTGAGACCGGCCACAGGCTTGGTTTCATCGAAACTCGGATCCCGCAGATTGCGCACTTCAAAGGCTGGATCAGCCTCCTCGTCGTCGTAATCGGCATCGTCGAATTCAGGTTCCGGCAAGGGTTCAGGCTCGGCCGGTTCCGGGGCGAAATTGGCGTGCAGCTGACGGGCCAGGTCGCCGATTTCATCCTGACGCTCGGTGGCCGGGGTGTATTCGTCGATATTGCGCAGCCAGACCCGCAATTGCAGCAACGGCGTGGAGATGTGCCGACCCAGGCGCAGGCTCAAGGCCAGGGACAGGGCCAGCAGAATCGCACTCAAGATGCCCATGCTTTGCAGGCTGATGGTCATCGGCTGCTGGAACTGATCCATGTCCAGGCTGATGCGCAATTGCCCGGCGGTCACGTCCTGGAACGTGATCTTGCTCTCGTACATGCCTTCGGCTTCGCCCAACAGGCTGTGCTTGGGACGCTGACC is a window of Pseudomonas sp. 10S4 DNA encoding:
- a CDS encoding PqiC family protein — protein: MTALRLPFILMLAGVLGLAGCSVHQPVSLYQLDSGSPAQPAQSAGMAVLLGPVTIADYLQRETLLQRQPDGSLQASVDGRWAGSLSSDIDQLLLRQVAGHLDSQRVVLAPATLGFAPDVQVLLTITRLDSGESQPAILDAQWRLIDRRGQVRDNRIIHLQEQHAGGTAAQVQAQGVLLQRLAEQLSVALKPLANQPPIADAPRKQAAKPVAPAAEQDKQPKIPMASPIRTDMEVFRF
- a CDS encoding AhpA/YtjB family protein; translated protein: MNRPTPVKTDNFFLLIFRALRHRRVPIALRIASHNVILVALALVIYACVMGLQFKQAMHEQADALGESLTTQTATSATELLVSNDILSLNVLLNNLTKNKLVAHAAIYSVDNRILAESGQRPKHSLLGEAEGMYESKITFQDVTAGQLRISLDMDQFQQPMTISLQSMGILSAILLALSLALSLRLGRHISTPLLQLRVWLRNIDEYTPATERQDEIGDLARQLHANFAPEPAEPEPLPEPEFDDADYDDEEADPAFEVRNLRDPSFDETKPVAGLKPAPKRTVSTVEDDEDDDAFADLRDESADNAPKPVAKPVISNVPQHSAVLAVQLGAQDQLRRLPRTRLEELLKRYRDCLDQAASLYQSELHTLNDGSTLMLFHTEDSGDDYLTNAICCGELLRALGHQLQIEVADSGITLQLQLGLTLGDDLFGLSQIDLLLTEAAQDALALSQHSRNLLLVERKIGDDALIRQRARIRPIASPEGACCVERLMEPYPSMLERQLARMHERRA